A single genomic interval of Mycolicibacterium holsaticum DSM 44478 = JCM 12374 harbors:
- a CDS encoding ABC-F family ATP-binding cassette domain-containing protein, which produces MSSIVCSRLSFAWPDDTPLFDDLSVTVGPGRTGLVAPNGAGKSTLLKLVAGEYRPTSGTVTVDGTLGYLPQTLPFVADRTVAEVLGVAPIIAALNALAAGEAGDDVFAAIGEDWDIEERTRAQLDRLGLGHIALDRALGSLSGGEVVSVGLAGELLKRPDVLLLDEPTNNLDADARHKLYDALDDYTGCLLLVSHDRVLLDRMDRIAELRRGEILLYGGNFTMYTEAVNEAQRVAESTLRSAEQQLKREKRDMQVARERAARRASTAARNLKDAGLPKIVAGARKRRAQESAGRADDVHAARVGDARARLDDAERSLRSDDAIVLDLPQTDVPAGRTLLTLEGVAVRRGGRTLFADVDLSVRGPERIALTGHNGAGKSTLLRVIDGTQAPDAGAVRRADVRVAYLSQRLDLLDPRHSVAESLATFAPGLSDTRRRHLLAQFLFRGDRIHLPIGALSGGERLRATLACVLHREPAPHLLLLDEPTNNLDLVSVGQLQSALTAYRGAFIVVSHDERFLAEIGVQRWFRLSGGRVQPA; this is translated from the coding sequence ATGTCTTCCATCGTCTGTTCCCGCCTGTCGTTCGCCTGGCCGGACGACACCCCGCTGTTCGACGACCTGTCGGTCACCGTCGGGCCGGGCCGCACCGGCCTCGTCGCACCCAACGGTGCGGGCAAGAGCACGCTGCTCAAGCTCGTCGCAGGTGAATACCGGCCCACCAGCGGGACGGTCACCGTGGACGGCACGCTGGGTTACCTGCCGCAGACGCTGCCGTTCGTCGCCGACCGCACCGTGGCCGAAGTGCTGGGTGTCGCCCCGATCATCGCCGCGCTGAACGCCCTGGCCGCCGGTGAGGCCGGCGACGACGTGTTCGCCGCGATCGGCGAGGACTGGGACATCGAGGAGCGCACCAGGGCACAACTCGACCGGCTCGGGCTGGGCCACATCGCGTTGGACCGCGCGCTTGGTTCGCTGTCGGGCGGCGAGGTGGTTTCGGTCGGGCTGGCCGGTGAACTGCTGAAGCGCCCCGACGTGCTGCTGCTCGACGAGCCGACCAACAACCTCGACGCCGACGCGCGCCACAAGCTCTACGACGCGCTCGACGACTACACCGGATGCCTGCTGCTGGTCAGCCACGACCGGGTGCTGCTGGACCGGATGGACCGCATCGCCGAGCTGCGCCGCGGCGAAATACTCTTGTACGGCGGCAATTTCACGATGTACACCGAGGCAGTGAACGAGGCGCAGCGGGTCGCCGAGAGCACCCTGCGCAGCGCTGAACAACAACTCAAACGCGAAAAGCGCGACATGCAGGTGGCCCGCGAACGCGCGGCGCGACGCGCCTCCACCGCCGCACGCAACCTCAAGGACGCCGGGCTGCCGAAGATCGTCGCAGGCGCCAGGAAGCGCCGGGCCCAGGAGTCGGCGGGGCGGGCCGACGACGTGCACGCCGCGCGGGTCGGCGACGCCAGGGCACGCCTCGACGACGCCGAGCGCAGCCTGCGCAGCGACGACGCCATCGTGCTGGACCTCCCGCAGACCGACGTGCCCGCCGGGCGCACGCTGCTGACGCTGGAGGGCGTGGCTGTGCGTCGCGGCGGGCGCACCCTGTTCGCCGACGTCGACCTGAGCGTGCGCGGCCCCGAACGCATCGCACTCACCGGGCACAACGGCGCCGGTAAATCCACCCTGCTGCGGGTCATCGACGGCACGCAGGCTCCCGACGCCGGCGCTGTTCGCCGGGCCGACGTCCGGGTGGCCTACCTGTCACAGCGTCTGGACCTGCTCGATCCGCGGCACTCGGTCGCCGAGAGCCTCGCCACGTTCGCGCCCGGCCTCTCGGACACCCGGCGTCGGCATCTGCTCGCACAGTTCCTGTTCCGCGGTGACCGGATCCACCTGCCGATCGGGGCGCTCTCCGGCGGCGAGCGGCTGCGCGCCACGCTGGCCTGTGTGCTTCACCGCGAACCCGCCCCGCACCTGCTGCTGCTCGACGAACCCACCAACAACCTCGATCTGGTCAGCGTCGGGCAACTTCAATCCGCGCTCACCGCCTACCGCGGGGCGTTCATCGTCGTCAGCCACGACGAACGATTCCTGGCCGAAATCGGTGTTCAGCGCTGGTTTCGGCTGTCCGGCGGCCGCGTGCAGCCGGCATAG
- a CDS encoding ESX-1 secretion-associated protein, protein MSGDLYVQTDGVRSYAQIHDRVVEGLSQLMGSGATEATGVQTTHGAIASAVSTALSGVLGTRHGTMQTTATSGSTIAELLQKAAQMYDQGDQKGAERLRAATEALNSSAD, encoded by the coding sequence ATGAGCGGCGACCTGTACGTACAAACCGACGGTGTGCGGTCCTATGCCCAGATCCACGACCGCGTCGTCGAGGGGTTGTCGCAGTTGATGGGCTCGGGCGCGACCGAGGCCACCGGTGTGCAGACCACCCACGGGGCCATCGCGTCCGCGGTGAGCACCGCGCTGTCCGGGGTGCTCGGCACCCGCCACGGCACCATGCAGACGACGGCCACCTCCGGCAGCACCATCGCCGAACTTCTGCAGAAGGCTGCCCAGATGTACGACCAGGGCGACCAGAAGGGCGCCGAACGGCTCAGGGCGGCGACCGAGGCGCTGAACAGCTCCGCCGACTGA